A region of Ferruginibacter albus DNA encodes the following proteins:
- a CDS encoding aminoglycoside phosphotransferase/kinase family protein gives MSFIDFTAIVKEAWNAYDDTREIIRIVDISAKVSTNYVFRITFKDESFIIAKLSYFGKFEHFVEDHSIINALSNNLSAPFENFLARSLMKGNSLYVYRFQNELLDAWVVFYRPIEIRKRLPRRLDEEQITRLGTQVAQFHKACSNIRNTLPNSSKTLKMDIDSLLRTLDTDYGKYEYRMFIDEIKKQTDLFYEHRETLQSDTFEKIPVFIDWNIGNFSITSSFKLFSRWDYDWFRVSSRILDLYFMSRVVSDIGDKTVFSYIINPLMEDRFILFLKAYHAEYPLTKNEVLFLKEAYRFFILNYVVKDGRHFFHEIFANKLLHEAYKIYLPSIEKEFKADKILKALNL, from the coding sequence ATGTCCTTTATAGATTTTACAGCCATAGTGAAAGAAGCCTGGAATGCTTATGATGATACAAGAGAGATCATACGCATTGTAGATATCAGTGCTAAAGTTTCTACCAATTATGTTTTTAGAATAACGTTTAAAGATGAAAGCTTCATCATTGCCAAGCTCAGTTATTTTGGCAAGTTTGAACATTTTGTAGAAGATCACTCTATCATCAATGCATTGTCGAATAATTTATCGGCACCGTTTGAGAATTTTTTAGCCCGTTCATTAATGAAAGGTAATTCGTTGTATGTATATCGTTTTCAAAATGAGTTGTTGGATGCCTGGGTCGTATTCTATCGTCCGATAGAAATAAGAAAGCGTTTGCCACGTCGCTTGGATGAAGAACAGATAACCAGGCTGGGAACACAAGTGGCGCAATTTCATAAAGCCTGCTCTAACATACGTAATACATTGCCCAATTCATCTAAAACATTAAAGATGGATATTGACTCATTGTTGCGTACGCTCGACACGGATTATGGCAAATACGAATACCGTATGTTCATTGATGAAATAAAAAAGCAAACTGATCTGTTTTATGAACATCGTGAAACATTACAATCGGATACGTTTGAAAAAATTCCGGTGTTTATTGATTGGAACATCGGCAACTTTTCTATTACGTCTTCTTTTAAATTGTTCTCCCGTTGGGATTATGATTGGTTTAGAGTGAGCAGTCGCATACTGGATTTGTATTTTATGAGCCGTGTTGTGAGCGATATAGGAGATAAAACTGTTTTTAGTTATATCATCAATCCGTTAATGGAAGACAGGTTCATACTTTTCTTAAAAGCCTATCATGCCGAATATCCATTGACAAAAAATGAAGTGCTGTTTTTAAAAGAGGCATACCGGTTTTTTATATTGAATTATGTGGTAAAAGATGGAAGGCATTTCTTTCATGAGATTTTTGCGAACAAATTATTGCATGAAGCATACAAGATCTATTTGCCATCAATAGAAAAAGAATTTAAAGCAGATAAAATTTTGAAGGCGTTAAATCTTTAA
- a CDS encoding HAD-IIA family hydrolase: MKIQPFQSVAKKFKAVFLDSYGVIKNYGGLIDGVQGTIDFIRKENIALRILTNDASRSRTQQAEGFLKLGLKGIEKEEIITSGMMAKHFLEQKILHGKIAYLGTENSAHYILQSGLQHIAVKDIDLNNMNDVSAFVFLDDEGFDWNTDINKTINLLKHRNIPVIVANSDKLYPVSKTHVSVATGGIAQLVESILNKKFIHFGKPDSQMFMFAFEQLNLRDGFGKKDILMVGDTLHTDILGGNKFGLQTALVLSGNTDAAEAQLQINSTGIIPDFICNSIGN, encoded by the coding sequence ATGAAAATTCAACCATTTCAATCAGTAGCAAAAAAATTTAAAGCTGTTTTCTTAGATTCTTACGGAGTAATAAAAAATTATGGCGGCTTAATAGATGGTGTGCAAGGCACAATCGATTTTATTCGAAAAGAAAATATTGCCTTACGCATATTAACCAATGATGCATCAAGAAGCAGAACGCAGCAGGCAGAAGGCTTTTTGAAACTGGGTTTGAAGGGAATTGAAAAAGAAGAGATCATTACATCCGGAATGATGGCTAAACATTTTTTGGAGCAAAAAATATTGCACGGAAAAATAGCATATCTCGGCACCGAAAATTCTGCTCATTATATTTTACAATCGGGTTTACAACATATCGCTGTAAAAGATATCGACCTTAATAATATGAATGATGTTTCTGCTTTTGTTTTTTTAGACGATGAAGGCTTTGACTGGAACACCGATATCAATAAAACCATCAATCTTTTAAAACATAGAAATATTCCTGTAATTGTTGCTAACTCCGATAAGTTATATCCTGTTTCCAAAACACATGTATCGGTTGCTACCGGCGGCATTGCACAATTGGTAGAAAGCATTCTTAATAAAAAATTTATACATTTTGGTAAGCCCGATTCGCAGATGTTTATGTTTGCTTTTGAGCAGCTCAATTTAAGAGATGGATTTGGCAAAAAAGATATTTTAATGGTAGGCGATACCTTGCACACTGATATTCTTGGTGGTAATAAATTCGGCTTACAAACTGCATTGGTTTTATCGGGAAATACAGATGCAGCAGAGGCGCAGCTTCAAATAAATTCTACTGGCATCATCCCTGATTTTATATGTAATTCTATTGGAAATTGA
- a CDS encoding GAF domain-containing sensor histidine kinase codes for MQLPPIPADEELRLNDLLSYEILDTIEEKEFDDLAELAADICGCPSALITFIDKDRQWYKARKNVGPTEIARDLSFCGHTLLFDGVMVIPDAKLDERFFDNPAVATGLRVNFYAGAPIISAAGNKIGTVCVFDQDPRNNFTDRQKKMLSIIADHVTKLLELRIANKNIINKSNDLIAIERKMAQLNIEAREEENTTIAYQLHENFIQTLGAVKLYIDFASQSKDLADHFLELSKEQIHLLIDEMKALTKTITPTTLQSANYLHVIEDMVYRFSEENNIKISFKTDDGAAAIDSGIGLTLYRIVELHLKNAQHAGAKKITISIKTGKQLKITIKDDGVYKDSAEKKMYFSNIYTRADLLKAKTKKTKTKWGHNVLHIDIPVAVMKK; via the coding sequence ATGCAATTACCTCCTATTCCGGCGGATGAAGAACTGCGCCTGAACGACCTTCTTTCTTACGAAATATTAGACACTATTGAAGAAAAAGAATTTGATGACCTGGCTGAACTGGCAGCTGATATCTGTGGTTGCCCCAGTGCATTAATTACATTTATTGATAAAGATCGACAGTGGTATAAAGCCCGTAAAAATGTTGGACCAACTGAAATAGCCCGAGATCTTTCCTTTTGCGGGCATACGCTGTTATTCGATGGCGTAATGGTAATTCCGGATGCTAAATTGGATGAACGCTTTTTTGATAATCCTGCAGTAGCAACAGGATTAAGAGTGAATTTTTATGCAGGTGCTCCGATCATAAGTGCAGCAGGAAATAAGATTGGAACCGTCTGTGTTTTTGATCAGGATCCAAGAAATAATTTTACAGATCGGCAAAAAAAGATGTTAAGCATTATTGCAGATCATGTAACCAAGTTATTGGAGTTACGCATCGCTAATAAAAATATCATCAATAAGTCAAACGATTTAATTGCAATAGAAAGAAAGATGGCGCAATTAAATATTGAAGCAAGAGAAGAAGAGAATACAACCATTGCGTATCAACTGCACGAAAATTTTATACAAACATTAGGTGCCGTAAAACTGTATATCGATTTTGCCTCACAATCGAAAGACCTGGCAGATCATTTTTTAGAGCTGAGTAAAGAGCAGATTCATTTACTGATCGATGAAATGAAGGCACTGACGAAAACCATTACTCCTACTACGTTACAAAGTGCCAACTATTTACATGTTATTGAAGATATGGTATATCGATTCAGCGAAGAGAATAATATTAAAATAAGTTTTAAGACTGATGACGGTGCTGCTGCCATCGATTCCGGTATAGGGTTAACCTTGTATCGTATTGTAGAGCTGCATTTAAAAAATGCGCAACATGCCGGTGCTAAAAAAATCACTATCAGTATTAAAACAGGAAAGCAATTAAAGATCACTATTAAAGATGATGGAGTTTACAAGGACAGCGCTGAAAAGAAAATGTACTTCAGTAATATTTATACACGTGCCGACCTATTAAAGGCAAAAACAAAGAAAACAAAAACCAAGTGGGGGCATAATGTGCTGCATATTGATATACCAGTTGCTGTGATGAAAAAATAG
- the htpG gene encoding molecular chaperone HtpG, whose amino-acid sequence MQKGSIRVQTENIFPIIKKFLYSDHEIFVRELVSNAVDATQKLKTLSSIGEAKGELGELRIDVKLDAEKKTLTISDRGIGMTAEEIDKYLNQVAFSGAEEFLNKYKGQNENNIIGHFGLGFYSSFMVSDKVEVISKSFREGAKAVRWECDGSPEFTLEEVEKEHRGTDIVLYINEESKEFLEDHRIENILKKFCSFLPVPIFFQDKQINNTNPAWTKKPSELTDEDYKNFYKELYPFGEPPLFWIHLNVDYPFNLTGILYFPKIKQSYEVQKDKIQLYSNQVFVTDEVKDIVPEFLMLLHGVIDSPDIPLNVSRSYLQGDPNVRKINSHITKKVGDKLEEIFNKDRKSFEEKWESLGLFVKYGMMTDDKFLDKANKFHLLEDTTGGTFYTLEEYRTATEALQKNKDGKLVILYTTNPVQQDAYIQQATAKGYKVVKLETIIDAGFINQIEMKWENVAFTRVDSDIVDNLIDKQENNTSVLSKDEEETLKGLFEKQYSDIHATVEIKGLSVDAPPVVATRPEFMRRMKDMAALQGQMGAFYAQMPEEVTLTVNGNHKIYKNVLAEAAKDKQEKIVHNLADLALLSQGLLKGNSLTEFITRSVDLMANEPASKIITV is encoded by the coding sequence ATGCAAAAAGGAAGTATAAGAGTACAAACAGAGAATATCTTTCCAATCATTAAGAAGTTTTTATACAGTGATCACGAGATTTTTGTGCGTGAGCTGGTAAGTAATGCAGTAGATGCTACGCAGAAATTAAAAACACTTTCCAGCATCGGGGAAGCAAAAGGAGAATTAGGAGAATTGCGTATTGACGTAAAGCTGGATGCTGAAAAAAAGACATTGACCATCAGCGATCGCGGTATTGGTATGACAGCGGAGGAAATTGATAAGTACCTGAACCAGGTAGCTTTTAGCGGCGCCGAAGAGTTTTTAAATAAATACAAAGGACAAAACGAAAACAATATCATTGGGCATTTTGGATTGGGATTTTATTCCTCATTTATGGTGAGCGATAAAGTAGAAGTAATCAGTAAAAGTTTTAGAGAAGGTGCAAAAGCGGTTCGTTGGGAATGTGATGGCAGCCCGGAGTTTACATTGGAAGAAGTAGAAAAAGAACATCGTGGGACTGATATCGTTTTATATATTAATGAAGAAAGTAAAGAATTTTTAGAAGATCATCGTATAGAAAATATCTTAAAGAAATTTTGTAGCTTTTTGCCTGTTCCGATCTTCTTCCAGGATAAGCAAATTAATAATACCAATCCTGCATGGACAAAGAAGCCAAGCGAGCTTACAGATGAAGACTATAAAAACTTCTATAAAGAATTATATCCATTTGGTGAACCGCCTTTATTCTGGATCCATTTGAATGTTGATTATCCGTTTAATCTTACCGGCATTTTATATTTCCCTAAAATCAAGCAATCGTACGAAGTACAAAAAGATAAAATTCAATTATACAGTAACCAGGTTTTTGTAACCGATGAAGTGAAGGATATTGTTCCTGAATTTTTAATGTTGCTGCATGGCGTAATTGATAGTCCGGATATTCCGTTGAATGTTAGCAGAAGCTATTTGCAGGGAGATCCTAACGTAAGAAAGATAAACAGCCATATCACTAAAAAAGTAGGAGATAAGTTAGAAGAGATCTTTAATAAAGACAGAAAATCTTTTGAAGAAAAATGGGAAAGTCTTGGTTTGTTTGTGAAGTACGGAATGATGACCGACGATAAATTCTTGGACAAGGCAAACAAGTTTCATTTATTGGAAGATACTACCGGCGGCACTTTTTATACATTGGAAGAATACAGAACAGCAACAGAAGCTTTGCAAAAAAATAAAGATGGCAAGCTGGTGATCTTATATACTACTAATCCTGTTCAACAAGATGCATACATACAGCAAGCAACTGCAAAAGGTTATAAAGTAGTTAAGTTGGAAACCATTATTGATGCAGGATTCATCAATCAGATAGAAATGAAATGGGAGAATGTAGCGTTTACAAGAGTAGACTCCGACATTGTTGATAATTTGATTGATAAACAAGAAAACAATACCAGCGTATTAAGCAAGGATGAAGAAGAGACCTTAAAAGGATTGTTTGAAAAACAATACAGCGATATTCATGCAACAGTAGAAATAAAAGGCTTAAGTGTGGACGCACCGCCGGTAGTAGCAACTCGCCCTGAGTTTATGCGTAGAATGAAAGACATGGCGGCTTTGCAAGGACAGATGGGCGCTTTCTATGCACAAATGCCTGAAGAAGTAACGTTGACAGTTAACGGCAATCATAAAATCTATAAAAATGTTTTAGCAGAAGCTGCAAAAGATAAGCAGGAAAAGATCGTTCATAACCTGGCTGATTTGGCTTTATTATCTCAGGGATTATTAAAAGGTAACAGTCTAACGGAGTTTATTACAAGAAGTGTGGATCTAATGGCGAATGAACCTGCGAGTAAGATAATAACGGTATAG
- the recJ gene encoding single-stranded-DNA-specific exonuclease RecJ, producing the protein MNKRWRIIQPNEAIVNSLHRSLKINPTLCKVLAGRGIETYEQAKDYFRPQLSLLHDPYLMKDMGKAVSRITTAFERKEKILVFGDYDVDGTTSIALLYQFLCKLYEPSLVEFYVPHRYREGYGVSKMGIDFAKENNFSLIVSVDCGIKSVELIEYAATLGIDFIVCDHHLPDKVLPPAVAILNPKQIDCNYPYKELCGCGVAFKFATALAQEFNIDEEHYLCYLDLLATAIAADIVPITGENRIMAYHGLERINSNPCNGIKALIQLGGLNKTRLSINNVVFVIAPRVNAAGRMDDARKAVQLFIEQDYNKALEYAELLHNDNTDRKEADSTITEDALSIINGNDELIKRKSTVVFKEHWHKGVVGIVASRLIETYYRPTVVLTRSGDVIAGSARSVPGFNLYEAIHACREHLLGYGGHFAAAGLSLLPENLEAFNNSFEQVVSSTIEAHLLIPEIIIDAEINFSDINNSFYNIICQMEPYGPENMRPVFVARNVLDTGFSKIVKELHLRFVVKQGNISFTGIGFNMATHFELLQTKKPFDIVFTLDENEWNGTKTLQLKVIDVKLSE; encoded by the coding sequence ATGAATAAGCGCTGGAGAATTATACAACCCAATGAAGCTATTGTAAACAGTCTTCATCGATCATTAAAAATAAATCCTACACTTTGCAAAGTGCTTGCAGGAAGGGGAATAGAAACCTATGAGCAGGCAAAAGATTATTTCCGTCCGCAACTATCTCTATTACACGACCCCTATTTAATGAAAGATATGGGCAAGGCTGTAAGTCGCATCACCACTGCATTTGAAAGAAAAGAAAAAATATTGGTTTTTGGCGATTATGATGTGGATGGAACTACCAGCATTGCTTTACTGTATCAATTTTTATGTAAACTATACGAACCTTCTTTAGTTGAGTTTTACGTGCCGCATCGATACAGAGAAGGATATGGCGTAAGCAAAATGGGAATTGATTTTGCCAAGGAAAATAATTTCAGCTTAATCGTTTCTGTTGACTGTGGAATAAAGTCTGTTGAATTAATAGAATATGCAGCAACCTTAGGTATTGATTTTATTGTATGCGATCATCACTTACCGGATAAAGTTTTACCGCCTGCTGTTGCCATTCTCAATCCAAAACAAATTGATTGCAATTATCCTTATAAAGAATTATGTGGTTGTGGCGTTGCCTTCAAATTTGCCACTGCTTTAGCACAAGAGTTTAACATAGACGAAGAACACTATTTATGTTACCTGGATCTATTAGCTACCGCTATTGCAGCAGACATTGTACCTATTACCGGCGAGAACAGGATCATGGCTTATCATGGTTTAGAAAGGATAAATAGTAATCCTTGCAATGGCATTAAAGCATTAATTCAATTAGGCGGATTGAATAAAACACGGCTTAGTATAAACAATGTAGTTTTTGTTATTGCACCAAGAGTGAATGCCGCCGGCAGAATGGATGATGCCCGTAAAGCAGTGCAACTTTTTATTGAACAGGATTACAATAAAGCATTAGAATACGCAGAACTATTACACAACGATAATACTGATAGAAAAGAAGCTGACAGCACGATAACAGAAGACGCTTTATCTATTATTAACGGCAATGACGAATTAATAAAAAGAAAATCGACAGTAGTATTTAAAGAGCATTGGCATAAAGGTGTGGTGGGTATTGTTGCAAGCAGATTGATTGAAACATACTACCGCCCAACGGTAGTGCTTACACGAAGTGGTGATGTTATTGCCGGTAGCGCCCGAAGCGTACCGGGATTTAATTTATATGAAGCCATTCATGCCTGTCGTGAACATTTGCTGGGCTATGGTGGTCATTTTGCTGCAGCAGGATTATCCTTATTACCTGAAAATTTAGAAGCATTCAATAACTCATTTGAGCAAGTTGTTTCTTCTACTATTGAAGCACATTTATTGATACCTGAAATTATTATCGATGCAGAAATAAATTTCAGTGACATCAACAATTCTTTCTACAATATCATCTGCCAGATGGAACCTTATGGACCGGAAAATATGCGCCCGGTTTTTGTAGCCCGAAACGTACTGGATACAGGCTTTTCAAAGATCGTAAAAGAACTGCATTTACGTTTTGTAGTAAAGCAAGGCAATATATCTTTTACCGGCATTGGTTTTAATATGGCAACTCATTTTGAATTGCTGCAAACCAAAAAACCGTTTGATATTGTTTTTACGTTGGATGAAAATGAATGGAATGGGACGAAAACTCTTCAACTGAAAGTTATTGATGTCAAATTAAGTGAGTAG
- a CDS encoding polyprenyl synthetase family protein, protein MNFIKDIIGEELSIFEKKFSDSVKSQAPLLDRIMKYIIKRKGKQLRPMFVFLSAKLQAPVNESTYRAAALVELLHTATLVHDDVVDEAMERRGSFSINAIWKNKIAVLVGDYLLSKGLLLSTDNNDFEHLHILSKAVKQMSEGELLQIEKSRNLNLNEAVYFEIIKGKTASLLSSACAVGAWSTSQNADIRDKMSLFGEKIGIAFQIKDDLFDYGKEDVGKPTGNDIKEKKLTLPLIYTLNNIDKATKKELIYIIKNENTNPKKVDRVIDTVIQFGGIKYAAEQMNQYRDEALSILHEFPQNNVRDGLEKLVMYITDRKY, encoded by the coding sequence ATGAACTTTATTAAGGACATCATAGGGGAAGAATTGAGCATTTTTGAAAAGAAATTTTCAGATTCCGTTAAAAGTCAGGCTCCTTTGCTTGACAGAATAATGAAATATATCATAAAGCGCAAGGGAAAGCAGCTTCGTCCGATGTTTGTTTTTTTAAGTGCCAAGTTACAGGCACCCGTAAACGAAAGCACTTACAGAGCAGCAGCATTGGTTGAATTATTGCATACAGCAACATTGGTTCATGATGATGTTGTAGACGAAGCAATGGAAAGAAGGGGTTCTTTTTCTATCAATGCTATCTGGAAAAACAAGATAGCCGTATTGGTAGGGGACTATCTGTTATCAAAAGGCTTATTGCTCTCTACCGATAATAACGATTTTGAACATCTCCACATACTATCCAAAGCAGTAAAACAGATGAGCGAGGGTGAATTGCTGCAGATAGAAAAATCCCGTAATCTTAATTTAAACGAAGCCGTTTATTTTGAGATCATTAAAGGCAAAACTGCTTCATTACTGTCTTCTGCCTGTGCTGTAGGAGCATGGAGTACCAGCCAAAACGCTGATATAAGGGACAAAATGAGTCTGTTTGGTGAAAAGATCGGCATTGCGTTTCAGATTAAAGATGATCTTTTTGATTATGGAAAAGAAGATGTTGGCAAACCAACCGGCAACGACATAAAAGAAAAGAAACTTACGCTACCGCTTATTTATACGCTCAATAATATTGATAAAGCCACCAAAAAAGAACTCATCTATATTATTAAAAACGAGAACACCAATCCCAAAAAAGTAGATCGTGTGATCGACACCGTGATACAATTTGGCGGCATAAAATATGCTGCCGAACAAATGAACCAATACCGCGATGAAGCGCTAAGCATCCTGCACGAGTTTCCACAAAACAATGTAAGAGATGGATTGGAAAAACTGGTAATGTACATTACCGATAGAAAGTATTAG
- a CDS encoding OmpA family protein has product MSSKKYKLMLLTLCTFLAIGTFAQKNTSVYDVYDSAVITKKGQPQQNEFWNNHYDFPAKPRNQWEIGASLSTITESSDIPSVFPTLPSFEVHVRKALGYVFSLRLQYTRGIAKGLNWNPSDNYRYNSAWVADPNSPFGPNKTLYVGGPNAGGGIDSYNPAGSSNPVNHVFYNYKTLINDLSLEGLITLNNIRFHKQKTGFNIYAGGGIGLTWYHATVNAGRDDGTNYNTLFSAILNGVGSTPAIPITYDNRSKIIDALKNGYGGIPGMDNTYESRAESEASRRPTQGDGYYTLKPSGTVLVGIAYKLSNRINLQLEDRQTFVKTDLLDGQRWAEQVAGSPVLTPDYDSYNVLSLGINFNLGGKAVEPLYWLNPLDYAYSELNNPKHMNFPKPKFDDADGDGVVDQLDKEPNTPAGAPVDTHGVSRDTDGDGVPDYKDKQLITPTECQPVDADGVGKCPPPPCCDSLKGGFNPKNACPTDYPSVSFKGNGIGLSGDAKALLATVAAKMKESPDCSVKIVGYPGASKARQSLADKRLAAITKYLVETLGISADRITTDKVIGGGDEGTFDIKSN; this is encoded by the coding sequence ATGTCAAGCAAAAAGTACAAATTAATGTTGTTGACTTTATGTACATTTTTGGCGATAGGGACTTTCGCTCAAAAAAATACATCTGTCTACGACGTTTACGATTCGGCCGTAATAACCAAAAAAGGCCAGCCACAACAAAATGAATTTTGGAACAATCATTATGATTTTCCTGCTAAACCTCGTAATCAATGGGAAATAGGTGCTTCTTTAAGCACTATCACAGAAAGTAGTGATATTCCTTCTGTATTTCCTACACTTCCTTCATTTGAAGTACACGTAAGAAAAGCATTGGGATATGTATTTTCTTTAAGATTACAATATACACGTGGTATTGCTAAAGGATTGAACTGGAATCCTTCTGACAACTATAGATACAACTCTGCATGGGTAGCAGATCCTAACAGTCCTTTTGGACCTAATAAAACATTGTATGTAGGCGGTCCTAACGCAGGCGGCGGTATCGATTCTTATAATCCAGCCGGCTCATCTAATCCTGTTAATCATGTTTTTTATAATTACAAAACGCTTATTAATGATTTATCATTAGAAGGTCTTATTACATTGAATAACATTCGTTTCCACAAACAAAAAACGGGCTTTAATATTTATGCAGGCGGTGGTATCGGTTTAACATGGTACCATGCTACTGTAAATGCAGGTAGAGATGATGGAACTAACTATAACACTTTATTTAGTGCAATTTTGAATGGTGTTGGTTCAACTCCAGCTATTCCTATCACTTACGATAACAGAAGCAAAATAATTGATGCACTTAAAAATGGTTATGGTGGTATTCCTGGTATGGATAATACATACGAAAGCCGTGCAGAAAGCGAAGCCAGCCGCCGTCCTACTCAGGGTGATGGATATTATACATTAAAACCTTCAGGTACAGTACTTGTTGGGATTGCTTATAAATTAAGTAACAGAATCAATCTTCAATTAGAAGATCGTCAAACTTTCGTAAAAACAGATTTATTGGATGGACAACGTTGGGCAGAACAAGTTGCGGGAAGCCCTGTATTGACTCCTGATTATGATTCTTATAACGTTCTTTCTCTTGGTATCAACTTCAACTTAGGTGGTAAAGCGGTTGAACCATTATATTGGTTAAATCCATTGGATTATGCTTACAGCGAGTTGAACAATCCTAAACACATGAACTTCCCTAAACCTAAGTTCGATGATGCGGATGGTGATGGCGTAGTTGACCAATTGGATAAAGAACCAAATACACCTGCCGGTGCTCCAGTTGATACACATGGTGTATCAAGAGATACTGATGGTGATGGTGTTCCTGATTACAAAGACAAACAATTAATTACTCCTACAGAATGTCAACCTGTTGATGCGGATGGTGTTGGTAAATGCCCTCCTCCTCCTTGTTGCGATTCATTAAAAGGTGGATTTAATCCTAAAAATGCTTGTCCAACTGATTATCCAAGTGTTTCTTTCAAAGGAAATGGTATTGGATTAAGCGGTGATGCTAAAGCATTATTAGCAACAGTGGCTGCTAAAATGAAAGAAAGCCCTGATTGCAGTGTTAAGATCGTAGGATATCCTGGTGCTTCTAAAGCTCGTCAGTCATTAGCAGATAAGAGATTAGCTGCAATCACTAAATACTTAGTAGAAACATTAGGTATCAGTGCTGACAGAATTACTACTGACAAAGTGATTGGCGGTGGTGATGAAGGCACATTTGATATCAAATCAAACTAG
- a CDS encoding outer membrane protein assembly factor BamD yields MRFLKIVTVVFCVAAVSSCNKFGKVLKSKDSAYKLEQADKYYAAKKYLQAQQLYEDLYTIFKGTERFEELYYKDAYCYYELGMYKDAENFFKGFLETFPNSNKAEEADYMRAYCFYKQSPKVELDQTATTKTIGMMQTFINTHPGSAKIKEATEIIDKCREKLELKEFQAAELYYKIGQYRAAALAYETVLNDYPESAKGDEYELKIVKSYYQFARLSIFEKQQERYEKTIASYNDFADRFPESKLLKDAEEYKTLSQNNIKEIQNEQAKTSTQR; encoded by the coding sequence ATGCGTTTCTTAAAGATAGTCACAGTTGTTTTTTGCGTAGCAGCAGTATCATCCTGCAATAAATTTGGCAAGGTGTTGAAAAGTAAAGATTCGGCTTACAAGCTGGAGCAAGCGGATAAATATTATGCAGCAAAAAAATATCTTCAGGCGCAACAACTATACGAAGATCTATATACGATATTTAAAGGTACAGAGCGATTTGAAGAATTATATTACAAAGACGCCTATTGTTATTACGAGCTAGGAATGTATAAAGATGCTGAGAATTTCTTTAAAGGATTTTTGGAAACATTTCCTAACAGCAATAAAGCGGAAGAGGCAGATTATATGAGGGCTTATTGCTTTTACAAGCAGTCGCCTAAAGTGGAATTGGATCAAACTGCCACTACCAAAACGATTGGTATGATGCAGACATTCATTAATACGCATCCTGGTTCTGCTAAAATAAAAGAAGCAACTGAAATTATAGATAAATGTAGAGAGAAGTTGGAATTGAAAGAGTTTCAGGCAGCTGAATTGTACTATAAAATAGGGCAGTATAGAGCAGCCGCCCTGGCTTATGAAACGGTTTTGAATGATTATCCTGAATCAGCTAAAGGTGATGAATATGAATTGAAAATAGTAAAATCCTATTATCAATTTGCCCGTTTAAGTATATTTGAAAAGCAGCAGGAACGTTATGAAAAAACGATCGCTTCATATAATGATTTTGCAGACCGGTTCCCCGAGAGCAAATTGTTAAAGGATGCGGAAGAATATAAAACTTTAAGTCAAAATAATATTAAAGAAATACAAAATGAGCAAGCTAAGACGTCAACTCAGCGCTAA
- a CDS encoding DNA-directed RNA polymerase subunit omega gives MSKLRRQLSANTTNVVEPKNLFDIKQRTGNLYESIAIIAKRANQINISIKEELHNKLEEFASHTDSLEEIHENKEQIEISKAYERMPNPALLATQEFIEEKIYFRKNEEDLFS, from the coding sequence ATGAGCAAGCTAAGACGTCAACTCAGCGCTAATACTACAAACGTAGTGGAGCCAAAAAATCTGTTCGATATTAAACAAAGAACAGGTAATCTGTACGAATCAATTGCTATTATTGCTAAGCGTGCAAACCAAATCAATATTTCTATTAAAGAAGAATTGCATAATAAGCTGGAAGAATTTGCCAGCCATACAGATAGTCTGGAAGAAATACACGAAAATAAAGAGCAGATAGAAATTTCAAAAGCTTATGAAAGAATGCCCAACCCGGCATTGTTGGCAACACAGGAATTTATTGAAGAAAAGATATACTTCCGTAAAAACGAAGAAGACCTTTTTAGTTAA